AGATTAGAATCATAGGGGACTTTTAGATAGCACTCTGACCAATGATCTTTCCCAGTACCCGAATTGTCAACACGGTCGTATTACTTTGGCTATAGCCCCTTCTCACGCTAAGTGGACTTCCTATTGATGAAGCTGTAGAGGAAGACTCCAAAGTATTTCACCAGTATGTCTTTGCGCCAGctctattaattaaataatgtgATGTAAGATCGCAAACAAAAGTTAAAAGCATACCAAGATGAACCCAGGAATTTTACAGCAAGGGTCTGTTAATACACTACCGAAAGACTACAAGATAGCAGTTCAACATTTCCAACCATGCAAAAGAAACACTCAAAAATGAGCTCAAGTACCAAATGGCAGAATCCAAAAGGATTTTCGCCCCCTATAATAAAACATGAAAGGCAAACTCACATTGAAAAATTCTAGGCTTTGCAAAGCCTGGCATAATATCTCATTGGAATCCCTTCAGTGGGTCTGCTGCTTTTCCAGATCTAGCATCAGTCCATGCCTTTGCGATGGTCCGCTTCATCTCTTCATCCCCTTCCGCGTACATGTTCTGCAAATTGACAGGGCACGAATCACCATATGTATCACAACATTACCAACTCAAATGTCAAAGACAAGAGTCGCCATTAAGATGATGGTATATTGTTTCCTGACCCTGTTCTGACTCAGATAGAGCACACTCAgctagaaattaaaaaagaaacaactGTTCGACGGGTACAAATCACCATGTATCATAACATTACCAACTCAAATGTCAAAGACAAGAGTCACTGTTACGACGACGGTACATTGTTTCTTGGCCCTGTTCTGACTCAGAGATAGCACACTCAGCTAGAAATTAAAGGACAAACAACTGTTTGAATCACTATCTCCACACTTCGTAATCCTACAGGCCCGTAGACTACTCCAACCATTATCATCACCTTATCCCCACTGTACTTTTCCACCATTTCACTCAACCCAGAGGGTAAGAAATTAAGAATCATTCACAAGTATCCTACAAGTAAAATCAACAGTTGCGATAGACACTAAAAGTAATCCTGGGGAGTGAAGGTTTATCCACCCATCTCATGCCATATATAAATTACGCCATGAGGAAGAGAGTGTAACCAATATTTCTTAAGTTCCTGTACATGACTTTGCCATGAATGCTTATGAGAGCCAAATGTATTCAATCTGCCAATTAACTGGTATTATGCAATTGAGGAGCTCTTACCTTCATCAGATCCATAATTCCTGCCATCGGGTCTTTGTCTTTGTCAGCGCTTGGCTTCAGCTGTTTCAAGAAGGAAGTTCCTTACTATCAGCACTCATTTCAAGGGGAAGCACAATGGGAGGTTAGTGCCCAAGGATAAGATTATTTTACCTTATCCTCTTTGAAATGTAGATCTAGCCAGTTCCCTTTTGTAGCCTTGACTAGTGTGACAACAATCCTTGTAGGCTTCACCAACACCTTACATTTCTCAGGCACAATCTCCTTGTGCAGCTTGGGTATCGCACACCGATAGTTCTTTCCTTGAACATCATGGATCTTAATGTCAACCGACATCGGCTTAAACTCAGTTTGCACCTTTTCCTGATCAACTCCCTCCAGGGGAATGTAAATCTGTACCAAATATAAGACGTGGGAAAGATGATAGCATGACAGACTTATCACTCTTGGAAGACAACAATGTCTGATAACCTCAGGACATTCGATAAACATGCTTTTAACATGTCTAATTGTCAGGTCAGGTGCTTGTCTGAGTGTCAGAATCATGCCTTCTATGTGACCGAAATAGGACTACCTCTGTCTCAGAGGAGGCTAACTGAAAAAAGACTATGCAAAAGCCTAACCAGACAGCCTCCAAAAGATCAAACTCCCAGCAGAAACTTTAATTAAAAGGTGAGTGTGGACGGCGTTGATACCTTGAGCTTGTCGCTGTCCTGATCCCAGCTGAAAGATCCAAGACTAGTGTATATCAAAGATGGAGCAGAAGGCACCTTAGCCGGAGTAGGAACTGCAGCTTGTGAAGCTCTTGCACTTGAGAGCTGCACAGCATATCCATTGAACCAAACGGACCAATAGTTAATAGACAAATACACGGACTGTTCCATAATCAAGAAGCTTGGGCTCACTGCCAGAGTAATCAAATCAAGCATGATAACTTGTCAACTCGATCAAATCGGTAAATGAATACAGGGTGAATCAAAACTTCGGAAGAAATGCAAGCGCAAACGTTTGAATTTGACAGTTTCTCAACTGTACTGATAGCATAATCAATTCGAACACGAAGAACGATCGAGATAAAACTACGAAAAACAAGAGAGCAACACCAGGtctttcaaattcaaatccgCGACCGGAATTCCGGCGGTGATTGGAGAGATTGCAGAAGGGAGCCGCAGATTATGCTCACAAGCCAATCCTCAGTCTTAAGCTACAGTTTCAGTCAATGAATTCTCCTACTGACGGGTTGAACAAGCATTATGAAGAGAGGGAGTGCGGGAAGGAAGGAACAGGGGATATCGGTACCTTCTCCAGATTTCCGATTTCGGAAGAGATGAGGGAGAGAACACGGGGGCGCTTCGCGATGCTGTGAAGCTGCCTCAGCTCCTCCAGGTCCAGCGCCAGCTCGTCCGCCATTGCCGCTGAGACTCGTTAGCTTCGGTGATGAGACTATATGGAGACTGGCAGAGGGAAATGCGCAGAGGCTTTTAAGGATGTACGTACCGTTTGAACGGGATACAGAGAGAGCGAGATGGGATGAAGAAGGAAAATGGAGAAGCTGCTAGAAACTTTTAGCCCTTTTGCCATTTTCTGTGTAagggttttcttttcttgacGGAGAAGAAGATTCTGGAACTCCAACATCTTGTTTGGACATCCACTAATGGAGAGGTGGGGTGGGGGTGGGAGGGATATAAAAttccttgtttggtttgcatAAGAAAACGATAGAAAAGGATAAGTTATTTCCTCAAATTCCTTTCTCTTGTTTGGATAAGCTAAATATTAGGAAGGATAAGAAGGAATTATAATTGTTATTTTACCAATTTCTCCTAATTCCATCATTTTGgtagatttgaaaaataagGGGTTGGGAGGGGTTTGGTGGAATTTACAACCCCTCCATATCCCTTCCATTcccttaaaaattaatatccaAACATGGCATTTGATCTCTTTCCCTTCTCCACCCTTCCCAATCCCTCAATCCAAACAAAGAGATCGATGTAATGTCTTTTTCTAGTGTGCATTACCTAGTATCCGAAAGTCCTCgttaatttaaatttgaacCGAATTGGTTCAATATTGTGATTTTTGAGTTAATTAGCAAACTCGTCCCTGACTTATTCAAGTTAAATCAATTGCATTCTTGAAACaatttttatatcattttgGTCCTCGGTAATATTAATGTGATACTTGGTAACATAAATTCGGTCCTTGAAAACAAGAATTTGGTCCTTAATgacatcaatttggttcttAGTAACTTCAATTTGGTAGTTGATAATATCAATTTGGCCCCTATCAACGGCCATTATAACTTCGTTGAGAATAAAACTACACTAAAATTAGTTGATCATCAAAAAGGTCCCTGTACCCCCTTTTGCAAAATCAATTTggtctttttttccccttttgttCTTATACTCTTTCATtccctcctctccctctctattCAAAATGGAGGTCGAAAGGCTCCTTTCAAGTCATTCATTCGCTTCACTTGGAGCTCCAATCAACGAGTTACTTATTTCTATGGAAATTTAATTTAGTAAATTACAATTCATAAACAAGAGTTGGGTTAAAAAGTAAAGAAACAAACATCAAAAACTTGGTTTAAAATTTAGGTTTTATCACAAAaccataaaattttaaacgaCAATATCTTACAAACCGTTTAACGAAATCATGAGCTGTCAAATTCTATAGTTTCCTCACAACCCAAAGACTTTGATCATATGAAAACTTTAGGTCATGTTTGgtagtaaaataattttttactctACTTTATTTATGCGAGCTAAAGGCAAAGTCAACGTagatttttatgtttttggtGGGGCCTTAAGTTTGAAAACATGGCACGGCTTGACAAGCCTCTCGCTAGccgaattgtttttttttttcccttttcgtTGCCTTCTTACTATTGTCTAATTTATATTTGCTCACTCCATGTGCTTCATGATGGTggaatttatggttttttttctccatgccttcccattttttttctatttgtaCACAGAGCACCGCCCCATGAGATTCATTTGACGAGCGTGCTGATGATCAGGTATTTGTTCATCACATTTTATGAAATAAATCGTCCGTGTAGAAGACATGTACAAAAATAGATTGTCAACATTAATTGAATGGATTTcataaaaattgacaaaattaatttccaaATAGAGAAAGTATTGCTACTAATTTCAAATACAAAGACCTCAGTGCAAGTCATCGCCTTCTTCTCTCTTCGCGCCATAATCGATTAGTGATACGGTCGCGTACAACATTCATTTCATGACTACTCATGTCCACTTCAATTCTAATTCCTGCTTGTTCTGGtggattttgaaattcatCGTAATCCGCCAAAGTATCACCATACTCCTCAAATAACCTGTCGTGGTAATGGTTGCAGCGAATAAAATTATGCAACACAAAACAAGCCAGGGCAATCTGTCCTTACCTATGC
Above is a window of Punica granatum isolate Tunisia-2019 chromosome 7, ASM765513v2, whole genome shotgun sequence DNA encoding:
- the LOC116215447 gene encoding calcyclin-binding protein-like, whose translation is MADELALDLEELRQLHSIAKRPRVLSLISSEIGNLEKLSSARASQAAVPTPAKVPSAPSLIYTSLGSFSWDQDSDKLKIYIPLEGVDQEKVQTEFKPMSVDIKIHDVQGKNYRCAIPKLHKEIVPEKCKVLVKPTRIVVTLVKATKGNWLDLHFKEDKLKPSADKDKDPMAGIMDLMKNMYAEGDEEMKRTIAKAWTDARSGKAADPLKGFQ